Sequence from the Corallincola holothuriorum genome:
ACCGCATCATGGGCATGTAAGCTTTCGTAGTGATTCACGCGCAGCAGAAAGTCTTTGTATTCGGCATGTTGGTTTAGTAGATGCTTGAGGCGACGGGCGGCATCTTCACAGAACATCAGGTTCTGGCCGTTCAGGCGAGCAAACTCCTGTTCGTCTACCCGTTTCACCGCAGCTTGTACGGGTGTTTGTAAGGCATCTTCGATCTGGTCAATTAGCTGGCGTAACGGGAAACCTAAGTTGGCGTTATCCAGCTTAATCTTGACGTCAGCAATGCTGCGTTGACTATGTGGCGTTGCAACAACCCCTTCAGTCGTGCCTAACCAAGCATGCATCTCTGCCCGATCAATGCTGCCTTGGCCGCTAAATTTCGCTTCAAAGGCGTCCTGAATGAGCTGTCGTGCCAAGGCAGCGGAGCAAGGGCATGTCGATGAATAGGGGACTTGTACACCCATCTCAATGCTGAGTTCACCTTGCTTAAGCTCACCTGTTAGTGTGACCGGGTAGGCTTTCCAGCCCTGCTTACCGCTGATCAGTGACTTCCGGCGCATATGGTAGTCGAAGGTAAAAGAGACTTTGGCGTGATCGCTAAGCTCATCATGGCTCGTGATGAAGTTGTCCAGCAGGGTCATCAGTGCCTGGCTATTCAGTGTGCCTTCGGTAGATAGGGTATCCAGCAGCAGATAGAGACGGGACATGTGGATCCCTTTTGCTTTCGGACGGGTCAAGTTTACGAAAGCACCGACATGAGCGCTGACTTGCCGTGGCGCTTCCCCACGCACTTCTACCATCAGTGGTAGCTCGATATTGTCCATTCCAACCCAGTCTAATGTTCCCTCTGTTTGGGCACTGGCGTGGTTGGCGATATCTGGCATGATGGATGGCATCGGGGTACTCCACTGGGCGCTAACTGGCGAAAATTTCTGCTAAATTGCCATGGCGGTTAAAAAAAGAGCGTCTTTATATCACAAAAATGAGACGCTGTTGAATCTCTCCCCGTTTCGGGGCAGCTATTATAAAGGGCTTTGACCAACATAAACACCGCTGAATCTTGTGGCTTTTAGGGCGACAAGATCGACTTTCCAATTAACGACGTTTCAAGGATGGTGCCATGAAATTGTGGGCACAACGCTTTATCAATTTGATGACGGAAATTGGCGTATTGCGCCTGACGCTGGTTGTTGCTGGCTCCATTATTGTTTTGGGGATTGCGATCAACGTTTCTTTGCGCCTAGCAATTAGCGGTGATGTGGATACTCTGGATATCGCCAGGGCTCTCCTACTGGGCTTTATTCTGACTCCGCCCACGGTTTTTCTTTTTGTACTTGTGGTGCGCGAACTTGATCTGTCCCGTCGACGTACTGATCGCCTGCGGGCAAAAGATCGTGAGAAGGCGGAGAAGCTGGAACATCAACTTATCTTGCTGGAAGCGGAAAATGCCGAACGGGTGAAGGCCGAGCAGGCGTTAGCGGAGGTGGTTGCTGAGATGGAAGCTGAAGTGATGCAGCGCCGTCAGGCAGAGATAAAGGCGGCAGAACAGAGTGCAAAACTGGGATCTTTGATTGATAGCTCACCCGATGTGATCTTCTATCGTGATGACAATGGCTATTTTTCTAGCTGCAATCGGGCTGCTGAATTGCTCTTGGGGCGAACTCGTGAGGAACTTGTGGGTCTTACTCCTGCTGATGTGTATCCCGAACGGCTAGCTGAACAAGTGGTTCAAACTGACGCGGCGGTCATGGCGAGTAATCGGCCGCTGAAGTTTGAGCAGTGGATGCGTTACCCCGACGGTCGTAAGACCTTGTTTGAATTTAGTAAAGTGCCTTTTTTTGGCGCTAAAGGTGAGCGCCTTGGGTTGGTGGCATTCGGTCGTGATATTACCGAAAGAAAACAGGCCGCGGATTTACTGAGTAAAGCAAGTAATGAGAAAGCTGAATTTATTGCCACCATCAGCCATGAACTGCGTACACCATTAAATGGCATTGTCGGTTTAAGTCGTATTTTGCGTGATACCGAGTTGTCAGCCGAGCAGTTGCGATATGTCGACACGATTTATCTCAGTGCAGAAACCCTTGGGGTCATCTTTAATGACATTGTTGATCTTGACCGTTTAGACCGACAACAACTTAAGCTTAATCCGACGCGGGTAGCATTTAAGGCGTTATTGGCTGAAGTTGAAAACATGGGAGTGCTGCTGGCACAACAATATGGCGTCAGCTTCCGCTGCCGCTGGGATCCTGAGCTGCCAGAGTATGTGGAAGCGGATGGTGCGAGATTGCGCCAAGTGTTGTGGAATTTGCTTGGTAATGCGGTGAAATTTACGCCGCAGGGGTTTGTTGCGCTGAGTGCAACCTTAACGCGAGAGGACGATACCAACGTCTATTTGCAGTTTGAGATCGAGGATACTGGTCTGGGAATACCGGACGAAGAGCAGAAAAAGATCTTCGCAATGTATTACCAGGGCAGCCGCCAAGGACATCACACCGGCACTGGAAGTGGTATAGGCTTAGCTATATCACAGCAATTAGTTCGAGCCATGGGCTCGGAGATTAAGCTTCGCAGTGAAGTGGATGTGGGAAGCTGTTTTTCTATTCAGTTGACGCTACCAAAACTGGAAGCACCGGAGAGTCATGTGTTATCAGATGAAGCGAAAAAGGTACCAGCATTGAATATCCTGTTGGTCGAAGATATTGAACTCAATGTGCTGGTTGCCAAAACTCTACTGGAGAAAATGGGTCACACAATCAGTGTCGCTATGGATGGTCAGAGTGCGTTGACGGCGGCGTCGGAGATACCTGATCTGGTATTGCTGGATATTCAATTGCCAGATATGAGTGGTTTTGATGTCGCAGAGAAACTTAAGGCTGATCCACTGACGGCTGATATTCCCCTTGTTGCCTTGACCGCCAATACGGTTAAGGACAAAACTCGCTACGAGGAGTGCGGTATTGTTGATATCGTAACTAAGCCAATTCAGATGAACGTGCTGCACAGTGCATTAGCTAAGCTATTCGCTCCCTCAGGTACTGCGGTGCCAACAGCTTCGCAAGCAGATGATGCGCTGGATGACATTTTAGATATTGAAATGTTGCAGCAGTACAGTGAGGTAATTGGTGCGGGTGCACTTTTGAACAGTGTTGAGTTACTGGAAACCTTGATGCCAGAGTACCTGGAAATTTTGGAATCCAATTTAACCGCTGAAGATAAGAGCGCAGTGGCATCAGAAGCCCATAAAATTAAGGGCGCAGCGGGCTCTGTGGGATTGAAGCGGGTACAACAGATCGCAGCTAAAGCTCAGCAGAAAGATGAACCGGCTTGGTGGGAAAATGTACCTGACTGGGTGGATGCGATGAAGCATCACTACCCACAAGATTTAATGGTATTAAAGCGCTGGCTGACAGAGGCAGAAGCCGCTGAAAGTGAATGATGTTCTCTTGCGGATAGCGAGCAATAAAAAAGGGCCTGCTCAGGCCCTTTTTTGATGCCATCAATTTTCGATAACTAACTTAGTGAACCGCTAAAACGATAGCCTTCACCGTGAATGGTAGCGATCACTTCAGGGGTGCCGGGGACGCTTTCAAAGTGCTTACGAATGCGCCGGATGGTGACATCGACAGTACGGTCGTTTGGACGTAACTCGCGGCCAGTCATCTCTTTTAAGAGCTGGGCTCTAGTTAGGATCTTGCCAGGGTTCTTCAGGAACAGTTGTAACGCTCTAAACTCACTACGTGGCAGTTTGAACGCATTGCCGTCAGAGCCGGTCAGCATGCGACTATTTACATCGAGCAGCCAGCCTTCAAATTTATATTGGTCTGGCTCGTCACCGTCGATTTCAGACTGGTGCAAGGTGCGTTGTAATAGGTTCCGAGCCCGAATAGTCAGCTCGCGCGGATTAAACGGCTTGGTGATGTAATCGTCTGCGCCAATTTCCAGGCCAAGGATCTTATCAACTTCATTATCCCGGCCTGTCAGGAAAATGAGTGCCATATCGGTTTTTTCGCGGAGTTCACGAGCAAGCAATAGGCCATTTTTCCCTGGCAGGTTGATATCCATGATCACCAGATCTACCACGCCTTTCTCTAGGCTTTGGTACATCTCTTCGCCATCACTGGCTTCAATGACCTGATAACCTTCGGCTTCAAACAGTGTGCGTAACGTGTTTCTGGTGACCAGTTCGTCTTCGACGATCAATATTTTTGGGATTTCCATGCGTCTTTTTCCGCGTGTCAATTTCTGTTAATTCGACCGGCCGGTCGGGTACTACATTAACGTAATGCCCAACGTTAGAGTGCCTAATTCTTTAATTGTTCCATAACCAACTGTTAGCAAACGTAAACATGGTCAAACAATAGTCATTCAATCTTAGCTTGGTTACATTAACTTAACAAATGTGTTTGATTTGTATCCGCCACAGCGGGCTGGTTTGTTTCTGTATCGGCCAAAGGTATCATCATCTTGAGTCGAATACCTTGCTCCGGCTCAGTCTCTAGCTCTAACTTTCCACCGAGTACTTGTTGCACCAAACTTTGTACTATGTACATGCCCAGACCGCTGCCGCCGCTCTCTTTCGCTGTGGTGAAATAGGGCGAAAAGACTTGTGCTTTGACTTCTTGGCTCATGCCGCGGCCGTTATCTTCGTAGATTACCGTTAAATAATCTTTATCCATGGTTACTTGAATAACTATGGTGCCTTGGCTGATATCTTTAAACCCATGCTTGAGTGAATTTAAAACCAAATTGATTAAAATTTGACTAATGGCACCCGGTTTACTGGTGATGGTCAGCTCTTGGTCGCATATCACCTCAATAATATGCCTGCTTTTTTTTAATTTGGGTTTGAGCGTTAACAAAACTTCGTCAATAAAGTGATGAACTTCAAAGGTTCGATCCTGCTCTGAGCATTGGTCCACTGCGACATGTTTAAAGCTTTCGATTAATTGGCAGGCTCGCTGCAAGTTTCTGGTGAGAATATTAAAGGCTTCGTCCGACAGTGATAGAAACTGGTTCAGTCGTCGTTGCGATAACTCTCCGTGCTCCAGTGAGTGCTTTAGTTCGCTAAGCGCCTGCTGCATCGAAGTTGATGTTGTGATGCCAAGACCAAGCGGTGTATCTAATTCATGAGCAATGCCTGCGACCATCTGCCCTAATTTGTGCAACTTCTCTTTTTCCAGCATCTGTCCCTGATACAGGTGCAGCTTTTCTAAGGTTTGTAGCAGTTCGCTGTTCGCTTGTTTCAGCGCGAAGGTGCGCTCGGTGACTTTATCTTCCAGGCTTTGGTTTAACTGGCGTATCTCTTGTTCCGCTTGCTGTTGTTTCTCCAAACGCCGGGATACCCGAGACAACATGCGATTAAAGGCATTGCCAAGAAAGTCCAGCTCTTGCAACTCAAGGGTCGGTGCCCTGAGCGCATAATCTTTGTTTAAGTCGACCTGTTGCACGAGGCTGATCAACGTGTCGATAGGCTGACTAAAACGCCGCTGTAGTTGTAGCGTAATGAGTAAGGCGAATATTGAAGCCACGAGAATAATGGCGAGTGCCTGATAAAGGTTGTTCCACAGCCGTTGATTGAGAGTATCGAGGGAAATACGCAGATAGCTGAAGCCAAGTAGTTCACCTTCAAACGATATCTCTGATGTTATTTCTATGGTGTCTGCGGTGATCCTAGGCTGTTTTAATGCGCGTAGCTGACTGTCAGTAAACGTATTCGGAAGCACGCCGCTGCGGGTGTAGCCAGCGAAAAAATTGAGTTGCTGCGTGTACCGGTCTAACTGATAGGTTTGTGCAGATTGCAGAAACTTATAAACTGAAAGCGCTCTAAGCTGCCGTGTTTCTAATGCCGGCTTATTATCAACGATAGTGTCTTGGGCGTGGTCAGCCGTTAACTTGGCAAGGGTCTGGAGTTGTTCAAGAAGGTCTTGTCGCTGGGTTTGGTAATCGAAGTATTGGTTGATACCCAACGCGATCGCTAACGAGCTCGTCGTGATCAGCATAACGACCATGATCAACGAGCCGCGGATAGAACGGCTGGGAGCGCCTGTGCCCATAGCTTTCCTATAAAAGACGGGATTAATCTCAGTCTAGCGAATAAGTCTTTGTTGAAGCAAAGCATTTGCCTCTGAAACGTCACATTAATCACTATAATGGTAAGCGCATGGTTAGCGCGATAGAGATACATAAGGAGAACAGAGTGATGAGTGATTGGGATCTGTATAAACAGACCTGTTTTTTGATGGCGCAGCCGTTGGCTCCAGAACTGAGCTTTGCTGTGATCACTGCCCATAACCCACAAGGCGACAAAGTCAGCGATACCTATAATCGTTTGCTCGACTATCGACTGCAGCAAGATATCGTGCGACTCAATGTGCCCTACCGTGAGTTATGGGGTAGCGCGCCAGATCTCTCTCATCGGGAAAAAAGCTGGGCTGTACTGGCGGACAAATCGATAATGCTCACTCTTGCTCGGGCATATCAGCAAAATGCTATCTATTGGGTAGATGCCAATCAGCTCTATCTAACGCCATGTTTATTGAAAGATCAGAGTGAAGAGCATATCGGTACGTTTAGCCAGCGGGTGATCGTGTCGGCGTAGTAGGTTAAGCGGCGGGTAAGAGCATCTCATGGTAGAGCGAAACGTAATTTTTGGCGGTTTCTTCCCAGCAAAAACGATACGCCATGCCGTTTTGTTGCAGTTGCTTGAACGCTTCAGGTGCGTCATTAAACAGGGTCAGAGCCTGCATCAGCAGATCGAGTAACGCATCAGGTTCGGGGTGGCTGAAGACAAACCCGGTGGCGTCATCAATGCTGCCATTGGGCTTGACCGGTTTTACCGTGTCTTTTAAGCCGCCGACTCCGCGAACAATGGGCGGCGTGCCGTAGGCCAGACTATACATTTGGGTTAAGCCGCAAGGCTCAAACAGGGATGGCATGAGGAAGTAGTCTGCGCCCGCCTGCACCCAATGTGCGATCTTGCTTGTGTAACCTTCTCGAAATATCAATTTGTCAGGGTATTGGGCTTCCAGGGCTCGCAAATTATCTGCCAGCTCTTGTTCGCCTGAGCCGATGATCACAACTTGGACATTTTGCTCTAAAAAACGCTGCAGAGCAGGTAGCAGGAGATGAAACCCTTTTTGTCCGGTAAGCCGACTGACCATGCCGAACAGTGGGGTATCTGCTTGCTCAGGTAAGCCAACGTACTGTTGTAAATGTGCCTTACACTCAGCCTTCCCGGCTAAATTATGTTGATCATAGGCTTTGGGAAGCAGTGGGTCTGTGGCCGGGTTCCAGTCGTCGTAATTACAGCCGTTTAAGATGCCACTGAAGTCGCGGTGGCGATGTTGGAACAGCGACAATATATGGTGGGAACCTAACGGCGTGAGTAACTCTGCTGCATAAGAGGGACTGACGGCATTAATCTTATCCGCCGTAAGCAAGCCGCATTTTAGGAAGTTTATTTTATTCCCTTGCTCCATATGATCACTACTTAAAGCAGAGATAAAGCGTTGATGGAACGGGATGCTGTCAAGGTCGAAAACCCCCTGGTAGGCGGCGTTATGCAGCGTAAGCAGGGTACGCGTGCGATAGAAAAATTGATTATCTGCTAACTCATTACGTAAGAAAAACGGCGCCATCGCCGTATGCCAATCATTGCAGTGAATAATATCTGGGGCAAAGTCCAGACTTTGGGTAATTTGTAATGCAGCCATCGAAAAGAAAGCAAAACGTTCGCCATTATCCTGATACGCGTGATAACCGTTGTCATAAAGCCCCTGGCGGGAGAAATAGGGCGGATAGTCGACGCTATAAACAGGCACATCACCTAAGTGCAATTGGTGGATATTGTAGAGGTACTGCAAATTGCCTAATTGGAGAGACAGCTCACTGTGCAGGTGGTTATCTTCTTTAAGACGCTCTTGTACCTGGGGATAAAAGGGGCAGACAATACGCACGTCATGACCCAGGCGAGTCAACGCTTGCGGCAATGCCTTTGCCACATCAGCTAAGCCACCTGTTTTTGCTAGATCCTCAACTTCAGTAGCGAGAAAAAGGATCTTGAGCTTTCTGTCAGAAACCAATACGACTGCCTTTAGGAATTACTACAATACCGCTCGGCGACACTTTATAGCGTTCCTTATCGGCGTCAAGGTCTTCGCCTATTATCACGCCATCGGCAATCTCGACATCTTTATCGATAAGCGCTCGGCTGATACGGCAATTCTGGCCGATGGCGCTGTCCCCCAGAAATACCACATCGGTAAGTTCTGTTCCTGGTTGTACATCGACATTAAACCCAAGTACGCAACGCCTTACTTTGGCACCACGTATGACGCAGCCGGATGCCACCATCGATTTACTGACTTCGCTGCGTTGGCCATCGGTGCTGTCGAGATATTTGGCCGGCGGCACGGGTGGGTGATATGAGCGCAGCGGCCATTTGGGGTTAAACAGATCTAACGGAGGATCGTCTGCCAGCAGATCCATATTGGATTGCCAGAAGCTATCTATGGTACCGACATCGCGCCAGTAGGCTGTGCTATTGGGTTCATTGGGAATAACGTTGGATGCGAAGTCGTAGACGTAAACAGGGTGGGTTTGGTAAAGCTTGGTTAAAATATCCAGGCCAAAATCGTGGGTAGAACCAGGCTCTTTTGCATCGGCTTTTAATGCTGCAAACAGGGTCTGGGTATCGAACACATAGTTCCCCATAGACGCCAGCACATGCTCTGGATCGCCGGGTATGGTTGGTGGATTATTTTGTGGCTTCTCGACGAAGCCTGTCATCCGCCCCTGTTCATCTACCTGAACGACGCCGTATAGATGAGCTTCAGCGACGGGCACTTTAATGGCTGCCACGGTGAGCTGAGCACTGCGCCGTTTATGAAAGTCGATCATCTGCCGTATATCCATCTTATAGATGTGATCGCTGCCGAAAATACAGACCTGGTCGGGATCGTGGATCTCGATTAAACGCATATTTTGGTATATTGCGTCCGCAGTCCCTTCATACCACCGTTTACCCATGCGCATCTGCGCCGGAATAGGGTCAATAAAGTGATCGGTCAGGCTGGACAGGTACCAAGCTTGGCGCAGATGAACGTTGAGAGACTGAGATTTAAATTGCGTCAGTACATAGATCTTTAATAGATCAGAATTGACGAAATTGTTGAGAGCAAAATCGATGAGGCGATACCCGCCGCCAAATGGAACCGCGGGTTTAGTCCGGGTTTCCGTCAGTGGATAGAGACGAGTCCCTGCCCCACCGGCTAATATAACGGACAAAATACCAGCCATGAAAAACACTCCGTATTGTTCTATTTGCCACAAATAGGCGGGGATCCTGCCAGATCTGACTGCCTAAGATTTGGTCGCTGAGTACACTTTAAACTGTCGATTTTCAGATAACACCCTGCAGTTCCCAAAAATGCGACCTATCTGCTCGGCGTAGGGCAAAAACCCATTGGCGACGATACGCAATTCGCCTGAGGCGTTTAACCGAGCATATGCCTGCTTAAACAGGTTGGCGCTGATATCGTAATCGGTAGCTAGCCCTTGGTGGAAAGGGGGATTGGAAATGACCAGATCAAATTGATCTTCGGTATTGGTCAGTAGATCCGAGGCAACGACGGTCGTTTGATAGCCATTGTGAATGGCCGTTTGCTTTGTTGCTGCCAAGGCCATTGCGTTGACGTCACAGCTGGTTAGCTCAAGTTTCGGCGAGTGGTAATGCAGCGCCGTTGTGATAACGCCTGCACCACAGCCTATATCGACAGCGCGTCCTTGATATGGTGGGGATTGCTCTAGCGTCTGCAGCAATAGCAAGGTGCCAGCGTCTAATTTTCCATGATTAAACACCCCAGGCAAGCTGGCGCACTCGAACGATTGTTGTTGAAAAGGCACGGAAAAATATTGGAATTGATAAGAGCTGCTTTTCGCGGCAGAGGTGATGTTGCTGAAAAATAGAGAGCAGCGTCTTGCACTGTCGCTCTTGTGGCACCTATAGCCGAGGCTTTTTAACACTTTTGCGGCACTATTAATGCCACCTCTGTTTTCACCAACGAGCCAAAGCTCTGCGCCATCAGCTAGCAAAGGGAGTGTTTGGGTAAGCAGTAATTCAGCATGCGCTTTGGCTTTTGGCCAGCATAGGATGGCCTGTGACCATGGATGGCAGTCATTGGCTGGCGTATCGCCGAAGCTAACGTCCGCGCCATTGGTTTCGAGCCGCTTCGCGGTGATCAAATCAGTGGTGAAAAAATGGGCAGCAATATCAGCTTGTTTGAGTTCAAACGATAAATTGTCCGCAGGGGGGTTGATGAATAATAAGGGCGCTTTAGTTAGCTGCGCCAGATTACGCATTACTATCTCACTGATTGGTGACAACGACGACATGTTGGGCTCCTGCTTAAGCGCTAGGGATTGTCGCTAATGTCTGCTAGATCTGCAAATTGTGATCTACATTAAGCCAATAATTGGCGATTAAGCTGTTGATAACTAATATAGAGATATTCTCCCAACAAGTTTGCTCCCCTTTGTCTTGATTGTGGCTGCCATAGCCAAGGACGGTGATGAAAGGATTGATGCTTCCATTTATCTTGTTGCTATCGCTCTGTGTTCCCACCACAGCGTGGGCGGCAGATATTGCTGTCGTGGCTCATCCATCCGTGCAAACCGACGCACTGACCGTTAAAGAACTTAAATCCATTTTTTCCATGCGACTGACTGCCTGGTCCGAAGGGCAGATGATCGCAGTCTACGTGCTGCCAAAACAAAATCGTCTCCATGAAACATTCTGTCGCAGTTATCTGGAGCTCTTTAGCTATCAATTGGAGCGATCTTGGAATCGACTTGTTTATTCAGGCTTTGGTCAGGCGCCCAAGCAGATGGCGACGTCAGAAGAGCTGCGCGACGCAGTCGCAACGACCCCTGGTGCTATTGGCTATATCAAGAAGGAGGACGTGGATGACAGTGTCAAAATTATCCTTATTGATTAGCCTGACTGCGTTGTACTCATCGTTCGCATCGGCGGAAAATGATTGGTTAGACAGAGTGCAGACCCATGGCTTTTTCTCGCAAGGGGCGGTGTATACCGACGACAACGGTTTTGTCGAAGATGACAACGGTTGGTCAGAACGCCAAACCGAGATTGGCGTCAATGCGTCCTGGCAAATTGATAACAATTGGCGTGTGGCCGGTCAGGTGGTTTATCTCAATGGCGGCAACCGCTATCCGGAAGGGGTGCGTTTAGACTATTTTCTGTTGGACCGATTAGCTTATCGCGGAGAGGACGATGAGGTTCATCTGCAATTAGGCCGGTATAAAAACCAACATGGCCTCTATCGGGACAGTCGTGACGTGCCTGCGGCACAACCGAGCATATTTTTACCTCAGTCTATCTACTGGGATATGTACCGCGATCAAACTTTAAATACCGATGGCTTGTCCCTGCTTGGTTTTCATCAACTCGAAGCGGGAAGTTTCGAATGGCAGTTCAGTGGTGGTGCGACTGATATTCACGATGATATGGAAAAGTGGGTACTTGGTTCTGAGTCAAGCGGTAAATATCAGGAGGACTGGGTGGTGCAGGGCTCCGGCTATTTCACTACCGCTGACGGAGCTTGGACGGCTGGGCTGAGTGTCCTCCGCTCCAATCTTGATTTTCATGCAGACGATGGTTCGCAAGCATTTTCCGGACAAACCTACGTTTGGGAGTCAATCGCGTCGCTACGTTATAGTGCAGCGACTTGGGAAGCGACCTTTGAGTATATTGACGATCAATTCAAGCTTTATGGTCTCTACTATCCTGGGTTTCGCGACCGTTCTCACAGTGATGGCTACTATCTGCAGCTGCGCTACTTCCTCACCCCTGAGTTGACCTTGTTGGGGCGTTACGATGCGAAATACTTAAACAAAGATGATCGTGATGGCAGCGATTTTGAGCAAGCCACTGGTGCGCCGAGTTATTTTATGTACAGCAAGGATTGGACTGTCGGGCTAACCTATGAGGTAGCTGAAGATTGGTTGGTGCGCGGTGAGTACCACTATGTAGATGGCTCTGCCTGGCTACCGCCTCATCTCTACCCTGATGTGGTTACCCATGATCAGAAATAT
This genomic interval carries:
- the folE2 gene encoding GTP cyclohydrolase FolE2 encodes the protein MPSIMPDIANHASAQTEGTLDWVGMDNIELPLMVEVRGEAPRQVSAHVGAFVNLTRPKAKGIHMSRLYLLLDTLSTEGTLNSQALMTLLDNFITSHDELSDHAKVSFTFDYHMRRKSLISGKQGWKAYPVTLTGELKQGELSIEMGVQVPYSSTCPCSAALARQLIQDAFEAKFSGQGSIDRAEMHAWLGTTEGVVATPHSQRSIADVKIKLDNANLGFPLRQLIDQIEDALQTPVQAAVKRVDEQEFARLNGQNLMFCEDAARRLKHLLNQHAEYKDFLLRVNHYESLHAHDAVSITAKGVKGGYHA
- the arcB gene encoding aerobic respiration two-component sensor histidine kinase ArcB, which produces MKLWAQRFINLMTEIGVLRLTLVVAGSIIVLGIAINVSLRLAISGDVDTLDIARALLLGFILTPPTVFLFVLVVRELDLSRRRTDRLRAKDREKAEKLEHQLILLEAENAERVKAEQALAEVVAEMEAEVMQRRQAEIKAAEQSAKLGSLIDSSPDVIFYRDDNGYFSSCNRAAELLLGRTREELVGLTPADVYPERLAEQVVQTDAAVMASNRPLKFEQWMRYPDGRKTLFEFSKVPFFGAKGERLGLVAFGRDITERKQAADLLSKASNEKAEFIATISHELRTPLNGIVGLSRILRDTELSAEQLRYVDTIYLSAETLGVIFNDIVDLDRLDRQQLKLNPTRVAFKALLAEVENMGVLLAQQYGVSFRCRWDPELPEYVEADGARLRQVLWNLLGNAVKFTPQGFVALSATLTREDDTNVYLQFEIEDTGLGIPDEEQKKIFAMYYQGSRQGHHTGTGSGIGLAISQQLVRAMGSEIKLRSEVDVGSCFSIQLTLPKLEAPESHVLSDEAKKVPALNILLVEDIELNVLVAKTLLEKMGHTISVAMDGQSALTAASEIPDLVLLDIQLPDMSGFDVAEKLKADPLTADIPLVALTANTVKDKTRYEECGIVDIVTKPIQMNVLHSALAKLFAPSGTAVPTASQADDALDDILDIEMLQQYSEVIGAGALLNSVELLETLMPEYLEILESNLTAEDKSAVASEAHKIKGAAGSVGLKRVQQIAAKAQQKDEPAWWENVPDWVDAMKHHYPQDLMVLKRWLTEAEAAESE
- the arcA gene encoding two-component system response regulator ArcA, whose product is MEIPKILIVEDELVTRNTLRTLFEAEGYQVIEASDGEEMYQSLEKGVVDLVIMDINLPGKNGLLLARELREKTDMALIFLTGRDNEVDKILGLEIGADDYITKPFNPRELTIRARNLLQRTLHQSEIDGDEPDQYKFEGWLLDVNSRMLTGSDGNAFKLPRSEFRALQLFLKNPGKILTRAQLLKEMTGRELRPNDRTVDVTIRRIRKHFESVPGTPEVIATIHGEGYRFSGSLS
- a CDS encoding HAMP domain-containing sensor histidine kinase, which codes for MGTGAPSRSIRGSLIMVVMLITTSSLAIALGINQYFDYQTQRQDLLEQLQTLAKLTADHAQDTIVDNKPALETRQLRALSVYKFLQSAQTYQLDRYTQQLNFFAGYTRSGVLPNTFTDSQLRALKQPRITADTIEITSEISFEGELLGFSYLRISLDTLNQRLWNNLYQALAIILVASIFALLITLQLQRRFSQPIDTLISLVQQVDLNKDYALRAPTLELQELDFLGNAFNRMLSRVSRRLEKQQQAEQEIRQLNQSLEDKVTERTFALKQANSELLQTLEKLHLYQGQMLEKEKLHKLGQMVAGIAHELDTPLGLGITTSTSMQQALSELKHSLEHGELSQRRLNQFLSLSDEAFNILTRNLQRACQLIESFKHVAVDQCSEQDRTFEVHHFIDEVLLTLKPKLKKSRHIIEVICDQELTITSKPGAISQILINLVLNSLKHGFKDISQGTIVIQVTMDKDYLTVIYEDNGRGMSQEVKAQVFSPYFTTAKESGGSGLGMYIVQSLVQQVLGGKLELETEPEQGIRLKMMIPLADTETNQPAVADTNQTHLLS
- a CDS encoding DUF3293 domain-containing protein produces the protein MSDWDLYKQTCFLMAQPLAPELSFAVITAHNPQGDKVSDTYNRLLDYRLQQDIVRLNVPYRELWGSAPDLSHREKSWAVLADKSIMLTLARAYQQNAIYWVDANQLYLTPCLLKDQSEEHIGTFSQRVIVSA
- the glgA gene encoding glycogen synthase GlgA; this encodes MVSDRKLKILFLATEVEDLAKTGGLADVAKALPQALTRLGHDVRIVCPFYPQVQERLKEDNHLHSELSLQLGNLQYLYNIHQLHLGDVPVYSVDYPPYFSRQGLYDNGYHAYQDNGERFAFFSMAALQITQSLDFAPDIIHCNDWHTAMAPFFLRNELADNQFFYRTRTLLTLHNAAYQGVFDLDSIPFHQRFISALSSDHMEQGNKINFLKCGLLTADKINAVSPSYAAELLTPLGSHHILSLFQHRHRDFSGILNGCNYDDWNPATDPLLPKAYDQHNLAGKAECKAHLQQYVGLPEQADTPLFGMVSRLTGQKGFHLLLPALQRFLEQNVQVVIIGSGEQELADNLRALEAQYPDKLIFREGYTSKIAHWVQAGADYFLMPSLFEPCGLTQMYSLAYGTPPIVRGVGGLKDTVKPVKPNGSIDDATGFVFSHPEPDALLDLLMQALTLFNDAPEAFKQLQQNGMAYRFCWEETAKNYVSLYHEMLLPAA
- the glgC gene encoding glucose-1-phosphate adenylyltransferase; amino-acid sequence: MAGILSVILAGGAGTRLYPLTETRTKPAVPFGGGYRLIDFALNNFVNSDLLKIYVLTQFKSQSLNVHLRQAWYLSSLTDHFIDPIPAQMRMGKRWYEGTADAIYQNMRLIEIHDPDQVCIFGSDHIYKMDIRQMIDFHKRRSAQLTVAAIKVPVAEAHLYGVVQVDEQGRMTGFVEKPQNNPPTIPGDPEHVLASMGNYVFDTQTLFAALKADAKEPGSTHDFGLDILTKLYQTHPVYVYDFASNVIPNEPNSTAYWRDVGTIDSFWQSNMDLLADDPPLDLFNPKWPLRSYHPPVPPAKYLDSTDGQRSEVSKSMVASGCVIRGAKVRRCVLGFNVDVQPGTELTDVVFLGDSAIGQNCRISRALIDKDVEIADGVIIGEDLDADKERYKVSPSGIVVIPKGSRIGF
- a CDS encoding methyltransferase, which encodes MSSLSPISEIVMRNLAQLTKAPLLFINPPADNLSFELKQADIAAHFFTTDLITAKRLETNGADVSFGDTPANDCHPWSQAILCWPKAKAHAELLLTQTLPLLADGAELWLVGENRGGINSAAKVLKSLGYRCHKSDSARRCSLFFSNITSAAKSSSYQFQYFSVPFQQQSFECASLPGVFNHGKLDAGTLLLLQTLEQSPPYQGRAVDIGCGAGVITTALHYHSPKLELTSCDVNAMALAATKQTAIHNGYQTTVVASDLLTNTEDQFDLVISNPPFHQGLATDYDISANLFKQAYARLNASGELRIVANGFLPYAEQIGRIFGNCRVLSENRQFKVYSATKS